Proteins from a single region of Ziziphus jujuba cultivar Dongzao chromosome 1, ASM3175591v1:
- the LOC107435350 gene encoding histidine-containing phosphotransfer protein 4, producing MEKNQLHRQIAVMRQSLFDQGYLDEQFVQLEELQDDANPNFVEEVATLYYRDSSRLIHNIEQALEKSPLDFHKLDSYMHQLKGSSSSIGAKKVKAECTQFREYCRTANGEGCMRTFQQLKKEYAALKRKIEAYFQMVRQAGPTETACSRK from the exons atggaaaaaaatcaaTTGCACAGGCAAATTGCTGTCATGAGGCAGTCCCTCTTTGATCAG GGATATCTTGATGAACAATTTGTTCAGCTTGAGGAGCTGCAAGATGATGCTAACCCAAATTTTGTAGAGGAAGTGGCTACATTGTACTACCGGGATTCATCTAGACTAATCCATAACATAGAGCAGGCACT agAGAAGAGTCCTCTTGATTTTCATAAGCTGGACAGCTATATGCATCAGTTGAAGGGGAGTAGCTCAAG CATTGGAGCCAAAAAGGTGAAAGCTGAGTGCACCCAATTTAGGGAATACTGTCGGACTGCAAATGGTGAAGG ATGTATGAGGACCTTCCaacagctgaagaaagaatatGCTGCACTCAAGAGGAAGATTGAAGCTTACTTCCAG ATGGTACGACAAGCTGGGCCTACTGAGACAGCATGTAGCCGCAAATAG
- the LOC107435334 gene encoding transcription factor MYBS3 has translation MTRRCSHCSNNGHNSRTCPSRGGVGGGSGSGVKLFGVRLTDGSIIKKSASMGNLSAHYHSSSSAADSPNPDSPSSDPLHEPDGYLSDDPTHASCSTNRRGERKKGVPWTEEEHRMFLIGLQKLGKGDWRGIARNYVVSRTPTQVASHAQKYFIRQTNATRRKRRSSLFDMVPDMVTDTPPVPEEVLLPSPQGRESDNAQSLPSLNLSLQSECEPMEAAHNLKAKDPEEPAMGLNGYPPMVPGFYPAYLPVPFPLWPPSASPLEEKGAETSHHQVLKPIPMLPKEPVNVDELVGMSQLSLGEAERDLREPSPLSLKLLGEPSRQSAFHANAPVGGNAPVSGSDLRKGKSSAIQAI, from the exons ATGACTCGGCGGTGCTCGCACTGCAGCAATAACGGCCACAACTCACGCACGTGTCCTTCACGTGGTGGCGTTGGTGGTGGCTCAGGTAGTGGGGTGAAGCTATTCGGCGTGAGGCTCACCGACGGTTCGATCATCAAGAAGAGCGCCAGTATGGGGAATTTATCGGCGCACTACCATTCTTCCTCATCCGCTGCCGATTCACCGAACCCGGACTCCCCTTCCTCCGACCCACTCCACGAACCCGACGGTTACTTATCCGACGACCCTACCCATGCTTCCTGCTCTACCAATCGCCGTGGCGAACgaaaaaaag GTGTTCCATGGACAGAAGAGGAGCATCGAATGTTCTTAATTGGTCTCCAGAAATTGGGAAAAGGAGACTGGCGTGGAATAGCACGAAACTATGTAGTGTCTAGAACTCCTACCCAAGTGGCAAGCCATGCGCAGAAGTATTTTATCCGACAGACTAATGCTACCCGTAGAAAGAGACGCTCCAGCCTTTTTGACATGGTTCCTGATATG GTCACAGACACACCTCCAGTGCCAGAAGAAGTTCTGTTGCCTTCTCCTCAGGGAAGAGAATCTGATAATGCACAATCACTACCTTCACTAAATCTCTCTCTCCAGTCAGAATGTGAACCCATGGAAGCTGCTCATAATTTAAAAGCTAAAGATCCTGAGGAACCTGCAATGGGTTTGAATGGGTATCCCCCGATGGTTCCTGGATTCTACCCAGCTTATCTACCAGTCCCTTTTCCATTGTGGCCACCAAGTGCATCACCTTTGGAAGAGAAGGGTGCTGAAACATCTCATCATCAGGTCCTGAAGCCAATTCCAATGCTTCCCAAGGAACCTGTTAATGTTGATGAACTAGTTGGAATGTCTCAGCTTAGTTTAGGAGAGGCTGAGAGAGACCTTAGAGAGCCTTCACCACTCTCCTTAAAATTATTAGGAGAGCCCTCAAGGCAGTCAGCATTTCATGCAAATGCTCCGGTGGGTGGGAATGCTCCGGTCAGTGGATCGGATTTGAGGAAGGGCAAGAGCAGTGCAATCCAAGCAATCTAA
- the LOC107435345 gene encoding NADP-dependent malic enzyme, with product MISLNRSSFLNNPSISGSNIPSSSTQRRPAASLKVVASGSNNRSGDRNGSVLIESKLMESPVVEVEPKCSVGGGVQDVYGEDSATEDQNVTPWSLSVASGYTLLRDPHHNKGLAFNDKERDAHYLRGLLPPVVVSQELQVKKMMHNIRQYQVPLQRYMAMMDLQERNQRLFYKMLIDHVEELLPVVYTPTVGEACQQYGSIFMRPQGLYISLKEKGKILEVLRNWPEKNIQVIVVTDGERILGLGDLGCQGMGIPVGKLSLYTALGGVRPSACLPVTIDVGTNNEELLNDEFYIGLKQKRATGQEYTELIQEFMTAVKRNYGEKILIQFEDFANHNAFDLLARYGTTHLVFNDDIQGTASVVLAGLIAALKSVGGSLSDHTFLFLGAGEAGTGIAELIALEISKKTNASVEETRKKIWLVDSKGLIVNSRKESLQHFKKPWAHEHEPITGLVDAINEIKPTVLIGTSGKGGQFTKEVVESMAAINEQPIILALSNPTSQSECTAEQAYTWSQGRAIFASGSPFGPVEYEGKVFTPGQANNAYIFPGFGLGLIMSGTIRVHDDMLLAASEALAAQVTEENYDKGLIYPPFSNIRKISAHIAANVAAKAYELGLATRLPQPKDLVKHAESCMYSPTYRGYR from the exons ATGATCTCGTTGAATAGAAGCAGTTTTCTG AACAACCCGAGCATTTCCGGGTCAAATATTCCATCTTCTTCTACACAGAGAAGACCAGCAGCTAGTTTGAAGGTGGTCGCTTCGGGCTCGAACAACCGGTCAGGAGATCGAAACGGTAGCGTATTGATAGAAAGCAAATTGATGGAATCCCCTGTGGTTGAGGTAGAGCCAAAATGCAGTGTCGGTGGTGGGGTCCAGGATGTTTACGGTGAAGATAGTGCCACTGAGGATCAAAATGTCACTCCCTGGAGTCTCTCAGTTGCTAG TGGATATACTTTATTGCGAGATCCACATCACAACAAAGGGCTTGCCTTCAATGATAAAGAGAGAGATGCCCACTACTTGCGTGGTCTTCTCCCCCCTGTTGTAGTTTCACAAGAGCTTCAG GTGAAGAAAATGATGCACAATATTCGCCAGTATCAAGTTCCACTGCAGAGGTACATGGCTATGATGGACCTTCAG GAGAGAAATCAAAGACTGTTCTACAAGATGCTCATTGATCATGTTGAGGAGTTACTTCCAGTGGTCTATACTCCAACTGTTGGTGAAGCTTGCCAGCAGTATGGGAGTATCTTTATGCGTCCTCAGGGTCTTTATATTAGTTTGAAAGAAAA GGGGAAGATTCTTGAGGTATTGAGGAATTGGCCTGAGAAGAATATTCAAGTCATTGTGGTCACAGATGGAGAACGTATTTTGGGTCTTGGGGATCTTGGCTGTCAG GGGATGGGGATACCTGTGGGGAAACTTTCCTTATATACAGCGCTTGGAGGAGTACGCCCTTCAGCT TGCTTGCCTGTAACAATTGATGTGGGTACAAACAATGAGGAGTTGTTGAACGATGAGTTCTACATAGGGCTCAAGCAAAAGAGGGCTACTGGGCAG GAATACACTGAACTTATACAAGAATTTATGACTGCTGTCAAGCGTAATTATGGGGAGAAAATTCTCATTCAG TTTGAAGACTTTGCAAACCACAATGCTTTTGATCTGCTTGCAAGATATGGTACAACTCATCTAGTTTTTAATGATGATATTCAG GGGACAGCATCAGTGGTCCTTGCAGGTCTTATTGCAGCACTGAAATCAGTTGGTGGCTCCTTATCTGACCACACATTTTTGTTCCTTGGAGCTGGAGAG GCAGGCACTGGCATAGCAGAACTAATAGCTCTTGAGATATCAAAAAAG ACAAATGCTTCAGTGGAAGAGACCCGCAAGAAGATTTGGCTTGTTGATTCAAAG GGACTGATTGTTAATTCACGTAAGGAGTCACTCCAGCATTTCAAGAAGCCTTGGGCGCACGAACATGAACCGATCACTGGACTTGTAGATGCTATTAAT GAAATCAAGCCAACAGTTTTGATTGGAACATCTGGGAAAGGAGGTCAATTTACAAAAGAAGTGGTAGAGTCTATGGCCGCTATTAATGAG CAACCCATTATCCTTGCTCTTTCCAACCCAACTTCTCAATCTGAATGCACAGCTGAACAAGCCTACACATGGAGTCAG GGTCGTGCCATTTTTGCCAGTGGAAGCCCATTTGGACCTGTTGAATATGAGGGAAAGGTTTTCACCCCTGGCCAG GCAAACAATGCCTACATATTTCCAGGATTTGGCCTGGGTTTAATTATGTCTGGTACCATCCGTGTTCATGATGACATGCTTCTGGCAGCCT CGGAAGCTTTGGCGGCACAGGTAACGGAGGAGAACTATGACAAAGGTCTCATATACCCTCCATTTTCTAACATCAGGAAGATTTCTGCTCATATTGCTGCCAATGTAGCTGCTAAAGCGTATGAACTTG GTTTGGCCACTCGCCTTCCTCAACCAAAAGATCTGGTGAAGCATGCAGAGAGCTGTATGTACAGCCCTACCTACAGGGGCTATCGGTGA